In Candidatus Methanomethylophilus alvi Mx1201, a genomic segment contains:
- a CDS encoding D-aminoacyl-tRNA deacylase produces the protein MPALTVHPIGNYNGSDLGGRPNTLVKACPSMMTDALRLIKSKCSLDEFNVCFEATHHGPYLETPAFFLEIGSDERHWKRDDAAEIQASVLRDVPDSNGYPVLIGLGGGHYAPRFTELALSRKVNFGHMLPNYQTEGRSDEEIATMIRNAAECSGTKVAFLHRKSMNGPSAARLTSLAESVGCEVIKSDCFEPLDGN, from the coding sequence ATGCCCGCGCTCACCGTCCACCCCATCGGGAACTACAACGGTTCGGATCTGGGAGGGCGCCCCAACACCTTGGTGAAGGCATGTCCGTCCATGATGACGGATGCCCTCCGTCTCATCAAGTCCAAGTGCTCCTTGGATGAGTTCAACGTGTGTTTTGAGGCCACCCATCACGGTCCGTACCTGGAGACTCCGGCGTTCTTCCTGGAGATCGGGAGTGACGAACGCCATTGGAAAAGGGACGACGCCGCAGAAATCCAGGCATCCGTCCTCCGGGACGTCCCGGACAGCAACGGCTACCCTGTCCTGATCGGTCTCGGAGGGGGTCACTACGCCCCTCGTTTCACCGAGCTGGCACTTTCCCGTAAGGTGAATTTCGGACACATGCTCCCGAATTATCAGACCGAAGGACGTTCCGACGAGGAGATAGCGACGATGATAAGGAATGCCGCGGAATGTTCCGGCACCAAGGTCGCGTTCCTCCACAGGAAATCAATGAACGGACCCAGTGCCGCAAGGCTGACCTCGCTGGCCGAATCGGTCGGCTGCGAGGTCATAAAAAGCGATTGTTTCGAGCCGCTCGACGGGAACTGA